A genomic window from Rhizobium sp. EC-SD404 includes:
- a CDS encoding alpha/beta fold hydrolase — MGEIRVFGPRLLAAVVGAVLCLFGVWNLESARSGLTIEALNVGTTPATVYRRNDVDAAPAIVIAHGFAGSRQLMEAYALTLAQTGYVAVSFDFEGHGRNPIPMSGDVTRVDGTTQLLMAEVGRVVDAVLALPSVDGRIALLGHSMASDIIVRNAIDDPRIAATVAISMFSEAVTATEPRNLLMISGEWESFLRENALLNARLIDPQAEEGETIGNPAGDGGRRTVFAPNVEHVGVLYSPTAQREARDWLDAVFARTSTGPIAATGPSIVLLLSGIVILAWPMSRLLPRQEAHPAVLPWRKFVLAVGLPAVVTPLLLTLVETGFLPVLVADYLAVHLFVFGLLSLGLLAWSGVRLGRVAWWVALVLAAYGIFVFGGALDRYVASFMPNTARLPIIAAIAVGTVPYMVADSLALSGGYAPLWRVLVARGAFLASLAAAVALDFERLFFLLIIIPVIVLFFVVFGLMGGWVGHTPPMADSRPP; from the coding sequence ATGGGCGAGATCCGTGTCTTTGGGCCACGCCTTCTGGCAGCAGTCGTGGGAGCGGTCCTCTGCCTTTTCGGTGTGTGGAACCTGGAATCCGCCCGGTCCGGCCTGACGATCGAAGCGCTCAACGTCGGAACGACGCCTGCCACAGTCTATCGTCGCAACGATGTCGACGCGGCGCCGGCGATCGTGATTGCCCACGGATTTGCCGGATCGCGCCAACTCATGGAAGCCTACGCACTGACCTTGGCGCAGACGGGCTACGTCGCCGTTTCCTTTGATTTCGAAGGGCACGGCCGAAATCCGATACCGATGTCCGGCGACGTGACGCGGGTTGACGGCACGACGCAGCTCCTCATGGCGGAAGTCGGTCGGGTCGTCGATGCTGTGCTGGCGCTGCCTTCGGTTGATGGGCGTATCGCCTTGCTCGGGCATTCGATGGCGTCCGATATCATCGTGCGCAATGCCATCGACGACCCGAGAATTGCCGCGACGGTGGCGATCTCGATGTTCTCCGAAGCGGTCACCGCGACCGAGCCGCGCAATCTGCTGATGATCTCCGGCGAATGGGAATCGTTCCTGCGCGAGAATGCCCTCCTCAATGCGCGGCTGATCGACCCGCAGGCAGAGGAGGGCGAAACCATCGGCAATCCGGCCGGCGACGGCGGGCGCCGCACCGTTTTCGCACCGAATGTCGAACATGTCGGCGTGCTCTATTCGCCGACGGCGCAGCGCGAGGCGCGTGACTGGCTCGACGCGGTTTTTGCGCGCACCAGCACGGGGCCGATCGCCGCGACCGGGCCTTCGATCGTGCTGCTCCTGTCCGGGATCGTCATTCTGGCCTGGCCAATGTCGCGTTTGCTGCCAAGACAGGAAGCGCACCCGGCTGTTCTGCCGTGGCGTAAATTCGTCCTCGCCGTCGGTCTTCCCGCAGTCGTGACGCCGCTCCTGCTCACCCTCGTCGAGACGGGTTTCCTGCCGGTGCTTGTGGCCGATTATCTCGCCGTGCATCTGTTTGTGTTCGGCCTGTTGTCGCTCGGACTGCTGGCGTGGAGCGGTGTTCGCCTGGGCCGGGTCGCGTGGTGGGTGGCTTTGGTGTTGGCGGCCTACGGGATCTTCGTCTTTGGCGGCGCGCTGGATCGCTACGTGGCCTCCTTCATGCCGAATACGGCGCGCCTGCCGATCATCGCCGCCATTGCCGTCGGAACCGTGCCGTACATGGTCGCCGACAGTCTGGCGCTGAGCGGTGGTTATGCCCCGCTATGGCGTGTGCTGGTTGCACGTGGGGCTTTTCTGGCATCGCTCGCGGCAGCGGTGGCACTGGATTTCGAACGGCTGTTCTTCCTCCTCATCATCATACCCGTGATCGTCCTGTTCTTTGTCGTCTTCGGTCTGATGGGCGGGTGGGTGGGCCACACGCCGCCCATGGCGGACAGCCGCCCGCCGTGA
- a CDS encoding DUF6481 family protein: MKNSRSNDLADRREAANKAKAALLEAHRAIKAAAEPNLQEKQAERLAIAEAREERKAERERVKREEKERIEAEAAARQAEAEALANAEVEAREKAEKDRISRVFEDEAARKAERDRRYANRKARQR, encoded by the coding sequence TTGAAGAACAGCAGAAGCAATGATCTCGCCGACCGCCGCGAGGCTGCCAATAAGGCAAAGGCGGCCCTCCTCGAAGCACACCGCGCCATAAAGGCCGCCGCTGAGCCGAACCTGCAGGAAAAGCAGGCCGAGCGCCTTGCGATCGCCGAGGCGCGCGAAGAGCGCAAGGCTGAGCGCGAGCGCGTGAAGCGCGAGGAAAAGGAACGCATCGAAGCCGAGGCGGCGGCCCGTCAGGCCGAAGCAGAAGCGCTCGCCAACGCCGAAGTGGAAGCACGCGAAAAGGCCGAGAAGGACCGGATTTCTCGCGTTTTCGAAGACGAGGCTGCGCGCAAGGCCGAACGCGATCGGCGCTACGCGAACCGTAAGGCCCGTCAGCGCTAG
- a CDS encoding twin-arginine translocation pathway signal yields the protein MSRFQLNRRSLIVAGAAMGAASSLGIAGLAVPARAQGLAPTQTMRGGANNYLPGAPVVERIGGGGFWMSGTVRRAGDGAPLEGIRIQIWAHTTEGRERDPHSHGATLTGADGTFRLEMPQIVPVFGQPHGHLAYDDDAFETVFLRPVMGNARDTSLSADFVLQPA from the coding sequence ATGAGCCGATTTCAGTTGAACCGCCGGTCGTTGATCGTTGCCGGTGCTGCGATGGGAGCAGCCTCGTCGCTCGGCATCGCTGGCCTTGCGGTCCCGGCGCGCGCGCAGGGTCTTGCCCCAACGCAGACAATGCGAGGCGGTGCCAACAATTACCTGCCCGGCGCTCCGGTCGTCGAACGTATCGGCGGCGGTGGGTTCTGGATGTCGGGCACCGTGCGTCGCGCCGGTGATGGCGCGCCGCTGGAGGGCATCCGGATCCAGATCTGGGCACACACCACCGAGGGCCGCGAGCGCGACCCGCATAGCCATGGCGCGACCCTCACGGGTGCTGACGGCACCTTCCGTCTGGAAATGCCGCAGATCGTGCCCGTTTTCGGCCAGCCGCACGGCCATCTGGCCTATGACGACGACGCGTTCGAAACCGTTTTTCTTCGCCCAGTCATGGGAAACGCGAGAGATACGAGTCTCAGCGCGGATTTCGTTCTCCAGCCGGCTTGA
- a CDS encoding CopG family transcriptional regulator, with amino-acid sequence MPKRASSSSEKSGEMEKITVNLGYVDLGRIDLLVREGFYSNRADLIRTAIRNQIEVHHSTVAQTIERHTLELGLRVFDKAALESAKAEGERLHIKVIGLVRIADDVTPELALATIGSITVLGALQASAKLKAALADRIR; translated from the coding sequence ATGCCCAAGCGCGCCAGCAGTTCGAGTGAGAAATCCGGCGAGATGGAAAAGATCACCGTCAACCTGGGCTATGTCGACCTGGGCCGGATCGATCTGCTCGTACGGGAAGGCTTCTATTCCAACCGTGCCGACTTGATCCGCACCGCGATCCGCAATCAGATCGAGGTGCACCACAGCACCGTGGCGCAGACCATCGAGCGGCACACGCTGGAATTGGGTCTGCGCGTCTTCGACAAGGCTGCGCTCGAATCGGCAAAGGCCGAAGGGGAACGGCTTCATATCAAGGTCATCGGCCTGGTTCGCATCGCCGATGACGTCACCCCGGAACTCGCTTTGGCGACGATCGGATCGATAACGGTACTGGGTGCTCTTCAAGCCAGTGCCAAGCTCAAGGCCGCCTTGGCGGACCGTATCCGGTAG
- a CDS encoding DUF427 domain-containing protein: MTDLPRENVQSYPRPPALQAVPQRIIIRLGGAVVADTNRAMRVLETHHAPTYYIPPDDVTATLRPAAGTSFCEWKGAARYFDVLAGDKIATRAAWAYDRPTGRFEAIAGFAAFYAGLMDEAWVGSDRVVPQPGDFYGGWVTSNLEGRIKGAPGTTHW, translated from the coding sequence ATGACCGATCTCCCGCGCGAAAACGTCCAGTCCTATCCCCGTCCTCCGGCACTCCAGGCCGTGCCGCAGCGCATTATCATCCGCCTCGGCGGCGCTGTCGTTGCCGATACCAACCGTGCGATGCGCGTTCTGGAAACGCACCATGCGCCGACCTATTACATTCCGCCCGACGATGTGACGGCAACGCTGCGACCAGCGGCCGGCACGAGCTTCTGCGAGTGGAAGGGCGCTGCCCGTTATTTCGATGTGCTGGCGGGCGACAAGATCGCAACACGGGCGGCTTGGGCCTATGACCGTCCTACTGGTCGGTTCGAAGCCATCGCAGGATTTGCAGCCTTCTATGCCGGTCTGATGGATGAAGCCTGGGTCGGATCGGATCGCGTCGTGCCGCAGCCCGGCGATTTCTATGGAGGCTGGGTTACGTCGAACTTGGAAGGCCGAATCAAGGGCGCGCCCGGCACCACGCACTGGTAG
- a CDS encoding ferric reductase-like transmembrane domain-containing protein, with protein MGSVRAVLIWLGVAFAVIVPIAVAAASPLLQWRDPIYIAACFAGIVAIALVFAQPLLAGGYLPGLPIRKGRRIHSVVGMVLVAAVLVHVVGLWITSPPDVVDALLFRSPTPFSVWGVIAMWAVFAAAILAALRIRLRLSPRLWRLGHTGLAVVTVIGSVVHAVLIEGTMGTVSKALLCALVLGATLKVVLDLRTWTLLTRARR; from the coding sequence GTGGGTTCAGTGCGTGCCGTTCTGATCTGGCTTGGTGTCGCCTTCGCCGTGATCGTTCCTATCGCCGTCGCGGCAGCAAGTCCGCTGCTGCAATGGCGCGATCCGATCTATATCGCCGCCTGCTTTGCCGGGATCGTCGCGATTGCACTGGTGTTTGCGCAGCCATTGCTTGCGGGCGGGTATCTTCCCGGCTTGCCGATCCGCAAGGGCAGGCGGATCCACTCCGTTGTCGGCATGGTGCTTGTCGCCGCGGTTCTCGTCCACGTGGTCGGGCTTTGGATCACCAGCCCGCCGGATGTGGTCGACGCGCTTCTCTTCAGATCGCCGACCCCGTTCTCGGTCTGGGGCGTCATCGCCATGTGGGCAGTTTTCGCAGCCGCCATTCTGGCCGCCCTGCGCATCCGCCTTCGCCTGTCCCCAAGGCTCTGGCGGCTTGGGCATACGGGCCTGGCTGTGGTTACCGTGATCGGCAGCGTCGTCCACGCCGTGCTGATCGAGGGCACCATGGGAACTGTTTCCAAGGCTCTGTTGTGTGCCCTTGTGCTGGGCGCCACCCTGAAGGTGGTTCTCGATCTCCGGACGTGGACCTTGCTTACCCGCGCGCGGCGGTGA
- a CDS encoding cold-shock protein → MTTGTVKWFNSTKGFGFIQPDDGGPDAFVHISAVERAGMREIVEGQKLGYDMERDNKSGKMSACNLQAA, encoded by the coding sequence ATGACCACTGGCACAGTAAAATGGTTCAATTCCACCAAAGGCTTCGGCTTCATTCAGCCTGACGATGGCGGCCCGGACGCATTCGTCCACATCTCGGCTGTCGAGCGCGCTGGTATGCGCGAAATCGTTGAAGGCCAGAAGCTTGGCTACGACATGGAGCGCGACAACAAGTCGGGCAAGATGTCGGCTTGCAACCTGCAGGCTGCTTAA
- a CDS encoding transposase has protein sequence MPKAYTATSARFLDRFVSPDARIVSDADPAIRKTAKPFKGYASVVHGDDVFAQGDVHSNTAESVISTLNRAQIGVFHWLNREHQQRYR, from the coding sequence ATCCCGAAAGCCTACACAGCGACATCAGCCCGATTCCTCGATCGTTTCGTCTCACCGGACGCCCGCATCGTGTCAGATGCAGACCCTGCGATCCGTAAGACCGCGAAACCCTTCAAAGGCTATGCCTCAGTCGTCCATGGGGACGATGTCTTCGCCCAGGGCGACGTCCATTCAAATACGGCCGAGAGCGTGATCTCGACGCTGAATCGGGCTCAGATCGGCGTATTCCATTGGCTAAATCGGGAGCATCAGCAACGGTATCGATGA
- a CDS encoding DUF982 domain-containing protein, with translation MQKDQFDTPIIVKVDAAGTLLTLKTARDTSDFLLNQWPGKRTEKHRAAIQACSDVENGGKPPMGARRAFVAAAREAGVFVDPKTMPVSG, from the coding sequence ATGCAAAAAGATCAATTCGACACCCCCATCATCGTCAAGGTGGATGCGGCGGGCACTTTGCTCACGCTCAAAACCGCCCGCGATACGTCCGATTTCCTGCTTAACCAGTGGCCCGGCAAGCGCACCGAGAAGCACCGGGCTGCGATCCAGGCCTGCTCAGACGTTGAGAATGGCGGCAAGCCGCCTATGGGCGCGCGCCGAGCATTCGTCGCCGCGGCCCGCGAGGCAGGCGTTTTCGTCGATCCGAAAACGATGCCCGTTTCAGGCTAG
- a CDS encoding PHB depolymerase family esterase, with the protein MNENFATAMRQATEHTRAANLTEATRIIQEALAGRSSIPANDASKADIVPAATQGARTPFKADPNAEIIEPVVGSKPKPAQPTTEAPFSATPSAAKASRMRMPLAETLRVLRDGKAGFSAPDLSSAFAPLGRQAKASVEIPVGAAFETRSFSCQAGTRTYKLYRPASLSGAPNGIIVMLHGCKQDPDDFAVGTGMNALAEEHGLIVVYPGQTSGHNASSCWNWFRPGDQMRDRGEPAILAGLTQEIAKEFGVGRDRTFVAGLSAGGAMAAIMGEIYPDIFAAIGVHSGLAYGSANDVVSAFAAMRGDAGRTPTVSRNFASATPPVRTIVFQGRADHTVHASNAERIMTMATSRMESHVPEASNGRSSDGRSFERKVVKDGAGRIVAECWMIDGAGHAWSGGDAKGSYADPKGPDASREMTRFFLDSKN; encoded by the coding sequence ATGAACGAGAATTTCGCCACGGCCATGCGCCAGGCAACAGAGCACACGCGGGCAGCCAATCTGACCGAAGCGACCCGCATCATTCAGGAAGCGCTCGCCGGTCGATCCAGCATCCCAGCCAATGACGCGTCAAAGGCCGACATCGTGCCCGCAGCCACTCAAGGTGCACGCACGCCATTCAAGGCCGATCCGAACGCCGAAATCATCGAGCCTGTGGTTGGATCCAAGCCCAAGCCTGCGCAACCGACCACCGAGGCACCGTTCTCAGCAACACCGAGCGCAGCAAAGGCGTCCCGGATGAGAATGCCCCTTGCCGAGACACTGCGCGTCCTGCGCGACGGAAAAGCGGGTTTCAGTGCTCCTGATCTGTCCAGCGCATTTGCGCCGCTCGGACGCCAGGCGAAAGCCTCGGTGGAAATCCCGGTTGGTGCGGCTTTCGAGACGCGATCGTTTTCGTGTCAGGCGGGCACGCGGACCTACAAACTCTATCGTCCCGCTTCACTGTCCGGCGCACCAAACGGGATCATCGTCATGCTGCATGGCTGCAAGCAGGATCCAGATGATTTTGCCGTTGGCACCGGCATGAATGCTTTGGCGGAAGAGCACGGACTGATCGTGGTCTATCCCGGCCAGACATCCGGTCACAACGCGTCGTCCTGCTGGAACTGGTTCCGCCCGGGCGACCAGATGCGTGATCGAGGCGAACCAGCCATCCTCGCAGGCCTGACGCAGGAAATCGCCAAGGAATTCGGGGTGGGTCGCGATCGCACCTTCGTCGCCGGCCTGTCGGCAGGTGGCGCAATGGCTGCCATCATGGGGGAAATCTATCCCGATATCTTTGCGGCCATTGGTGTCCATTCCGGTCTTGCCTATGGTTCGGCGAATGACGTCGTGTCCGCCTTCGCCGCCATGCGCGGTGATGCCGGCCGAACGCCGACGGTTTCCAGGAACTTCGCGTCGGCCACGCCGCCGGTGCGGACCATCGTCTTTCAAGGCCGCGCAGATCACACGGTTCATGCGTCCAACGCGGAGCGCATCATGACAATGGCGACGTCCCGGATGGAAAGCCATGTTCCAGAGGCCTCCAACGGTCGCTCCAGCGACGGCCGAAGCTTCGAGCGCAAGGTAGTGAAGGACGGAGCAGGGCGGATCGTAGCGGAATGCTGGATGATCGATGGCGCCGGACATGCGTGGTCCGGTGGGGACGCAAAGGGTTCCTATGCCGACCCGAAGGGCCCCGATGCGTCGCGCGAAATGACCCGGTTCTTTCTGGACTCGAAGAATTGA